From Gimesia panareensis, the proteins below share one genomic window:
- the typA gene encoding translational GTPase TypA translates to MKREDVRNIAIIAHVDHGKTTLVDALLHQSGQFRDSQLKGDCILDSNDLERERGITILAKNIALMYKGVKINIIDTPGHADFGGEVERVLRMADGVLILVDAFEGPRPQTRFVLKKALECHLKPVVVINKIDRPDCRPDHVLSEMFDLFVDLDADDETLDFPYIYASAREGFATHDLDNFGDSIHPLLDMVLEKVPAPEVEFDAPLKMMVTTLEWSEYVGRVATGRISTGKVRRGEKVTLIKAGGKHVNCTIDSVELFNNLGRAPVEEATAGDIVALVGLDNPEIGDTVACALKPEALERIDVDEPTLSMLFTINSSPLAGQDGKYVTSRNLRERLMRELESNVALRVTEREDKDSFSVSGRGVLHLSVLIEQMRREGYELSVGKPEVIRKKINDKWHEPFEELVIDVPSESVGSVMELVCARRGQVIDMTAGETGMSHLKFSIPARGLIGLRTRLLNATKGEAIINHRFEGYKPSEGDVPRRANGVMVSQAKGQAVGYALWKLQERAEFFVSPGDDVYEGMIIGENARENDLVVNPIRGKKLTNVRASGSDENVALKPAREMSLEAALEYIEQDEYVEITPKLIRLRKIYLTENERKRQHRSANA, encoded by the coding sequence ATGAAACGAGAAGATGTGCGGAACATTGCCATTATTGCGCACGTGGACCACGGGAAAACCACGCTGGTCGACGCTCTGCTGCACCAGAGCGGCCAGTTCCGGGATTCGCAGTTGAAAGGTGACTGTATTCTGGATTCGAACGATCTGGAACGCGAACGGGGAATTACCATTCTGGCCAAAAACATCGCCCTGATGTACAAGGGGGTGAAAATCAATATCATCGATACCCCGGGCCACGCCGACTTCGGTGGTGAGGTCGAACGGGTCCTCAGAATGGCCGATGGTGTGCTGATTCTGGTCGACGCCTTTGAAGGTCCTCGTCCCCAGACCCGCTTCGTTTTGAAAAAGGCACTCGAATGCCATTTGAAGCCGGTTGTGGTCATCAACAAGATTGACCGCCCCGACTGCCGTCCGGATCATGTGTTGAGCGAAATGTTCGACCTGTTCGTCGATCTGGATGCGGACGACGAGACTCTCGACTTCCCCTATATCTATGCCAGTGCCCGTGAAGGTTTCGCCACACACGATCTGGACAACTTCGGCGACAGTATTCACCCACTGCTGGACATGGTGCTCGAAAAAGTACCGGCTCCGGAAGTCGAGTTCGACGCTCCGCTGAAGATGATGGTGACGACCCTGGAATGGTCCGAATACGTGGGCCGCGTCGCCACTGGTCGTATCAGCACCGGCAAAGTCCGTCGCGGGGAAAAAGTGACCCTGATCAAGGCTGGCGGAAAGCATGTGAACTGCACCATCGATTCGGTGGAACTGTTCAACAACCTGGGCCGGGCGCCCGTTGAAGAAGCCACTGCCGGCGACATTGTCGCCCTGGTCGGCCTGGACAATCCGGAGATCGGCGACACCGTGGCCTGTGCTCTCAAACCCGAGGCCCTGGAACGCATCGACGTAGACGAACCTACGCTCTCCATGCTGTTCACGATCAACAGTTCGCCGCTGGCGGGGCAGGATGGGAAGTATGTCACCAGTCGTAACCTGCGGGAACGGCTGATGCGCGAACTCGAATCCAACGTGGCCCTGCGAGTGACCGAACGGGAAGACAAGGATTCCTTCTCTGTCTCCGGGCGTGGTGTCTTGCACCTGTCCGTGCTGATCGAACAGATGCGCCGCGAAGGCTACGAACTGTCGGTCGGCAAGCCGGAAGTGATTCGCAAGAAGATCAACGATAAATGGCACGAACCATTCGAAGAACTGGTGATCGACGTTCCCTCGGAATCGGTCGGTTCCGTGATGGAACTGGTCTGTGCCCGCCGCGGACAGGTCATCGACATGACCGCCGGCGAAACCGGGATGTCCCACCTCAAGTTCTCGATTCCCGCCCGCGGGTTGATCGGTCTGCGGACCCGTCTGCTCAATGCCACCAAAGGGGAAGCGATCATCAATCACCGTTTCGAAGGCTATAAGCCCAGCGAAGGGGATGTCCCCCGGCGTGCGAACGGCGTGATGGTTTCCCAGGCGAAAGGGCAGGCTGTCGGCTATGCACTCTGGAAACTGCAGGAGCGGGCAGAGTTCTTCGTTTCTCCCGGGGATGATGTCTACGAAGGAATGATCATCGGCGAAAACGCCCGTGAGAATGACCTCGTGGTCAATCCGATCCGGGGTAAGAAACTGACGAACGTGCGTGCCTCGGGTTCGGATGAAAACGTTGCTCTCAAGCCGGCTCGGGAAATGAGCCTGGAAGCCGCCCTGGAGTACATCGAGCAAGACGAGTATGTGGAAATCACTCCCAAACTGATCCGGCTCCGTAAGATCTACCTGACGGAAAACGAGCGGAAACGCCAGCACCGCAGTGCGAACGCTTAA
- a CDS encoding N-acyl-D-amino-acid deacylase family protein, giving the protein MKYLRLQVSLCLLILALIPFRSLAAQEPASYDLLLKGGTIIDGTGKPGFLGDLAIKDDRIVKIAPEIKGSADQVISCRGLTIAPGFIDLHNHSDRQIVSPLTRANMNYVTQGCTTVVTGNCGSGPVDTGEYYRRIDAAGSGTNVIHLIPQGSLRDHVMGSGQREPTEAELQKMKKLARKAMQDGAWGMSTGLIYVPSSYADTDELITLAKIVSEYDGIYASHIRNESTELLAAVNEALKIGQQAQLPVHISHFKSSGRDAWGLVLRAAAMIDEARQQGQTVTADQYPYIASSTSLGATLIPAWARAGGNKELVARLEAPETSEKIIKLIEKNIEKREGGSAVRIARYSDRPDWVGKSLQQIADLEQKSILDIVLEITRHGGASVVNFSMNEEDVRQIMKIDWVATASDGRAYLPGSDRPHPRNYGTFPRKLGYYSIQEKVLPLEQAIRSASGLPADILGLKDRGYLKEGAFADVVVFDPDKLIDEATFDNPHQYSEGIRYLFVNGTPAITAGFPTGSLAGKALRHPVSKQKSKKTAQP; this is encoded by the coding sequence ATGAAATATCTCCGACTGCAGGTCAGCCTGTGCCTGTTGATACTGGCTCTGATTCCGTTCCGTTCGCTGGCTGCCCAGGAACCCGCTTCGTATGACCTGCTCCTCAAAGGGGGTACGATCATCGACGGAACGGGAAAACCGGGATTTCTCGGCGATCTGGCGATCAAAGACGATCGGATCGTGAAGATAGCCCCCGAAATCAAAGGTTCTGCAGATCAGGTCATTTCCTGTCGGGGACTGACCATCGCCCCGGGATTTATCGACCTGCACAATCACAGTGACCGGCAGATCGTCTCTCCACTGACCCGGGCCAACATGAATTACGTGACCCAGGGCTGCACCACCGTGGTTACGGGGAACTGCGGCAGTGGCCCGGTCGATACAGGAGAATATTACCGCCGGATCGATGCTGCGGGTAGCGGGACGAATGTGATCCATTTGATCCCCCAGGGATCACTGCGGGACCATGTGATGGGGTCGGGGCAGCGGGAGCCGACGGAGGCAGAGCTGCAGAAAATGAAAAAACTGGCCCGGAAAGCGATGCAGGACGGGGCCTGGGGGATGTCGACTGGATTGATCTATGTCCCGAGCTCCTATGCAGATACGGACGAGCTGATTACCCTGGCGAAGATCGTCTCCGAGTATGACGGCATTTACGCCAGCCATATCCGCAATGAAAGTACGGAACTGCTGGCTGCCGTCAATGAGGCCCTGAAAATCGGCCAGCAGGCCCAGCTTCCGGTCCATATTTCCCACTTCAAATCGAGCGGCCGGGATGCCTGGGGGCTGGTTCTGCGGGCTGCAGCGATGATTGACGAAGCCCGCCAGCAGGGGCAGACCGTCACCGCGGACCAGTATCCTTACATCGCCTCCAGCACCTCCCTGGGAGCCACGCTGATCCCGGCCTGGGCTCGGGCGGGGGGCAACAAGGAGCTGGTGGCTCGCCTGGAAGCCCCGGAAACCTCAGAGAAAATCATCAAACTGATCGAAAAGAACATCGAGAAACGCGAGGGAGGCAGTGCCGTCCGGATTGCCCGTTACTCTGACCGGCCCGACTGGGTCGGGAAAAGTCTGCAACAGATCGCAGACCTCGAACAGAAAAGCATCCTGGATATCGTGCTGGAAATCACCCGTCACGGAGGGGCCTCAGTGGTCAATTTCAGTATGAACGAGGAGGACGTCCGCCAGATTATGAAAATTGACTGGGTAGCGACCGCCTCAGATGGCCGGGCCTATCTGCCCGGTTCCGATCGGCCTCACCCCCGAAACTATGGAACCTTTCCACGTAAGCTCGGCTATTATTCGATTCAGGAAAAAGTCCTGCCCCTGGAACAGGCGATCCGCAGTGCGAGCGGGCTCCCGGCTGATATCCTGGGCTTGAAAGATCGAGGCTATCTGAAGGAGGGGGCTTTCGCGGATGTGGTTGTGTTCGATCCCGACAAACTGATCGACGAGGCCACGTTTGACAATCCGCACCAGTATTCCGAGGGCATTCGCTACCTGTTCGTCAATGGGACACCTGCCATCACGGCCGGATTCCCCACCGGGAGCCTGGCCGGCAAGGCGCTGCGTCATCCGGTCTCGAAACAGAAATCGAAGAAAACCGCGCAGCCGTAG
- a CDS encoding (5-formylfuran-3-yl)methyl phosphate synthase: MNLPPVELLVSVRNCDEIAAALSGGCDLLDFKEPENGALGMVSSATLQTIEAYCENQQIKVPLSMALGELVEWQERQEIPPIPRAMRYLKLGPSQIQGIADWNARWQDVTSRIETARQKRYEWIAVAYADWEQANSISPAEVLTAAIENHCAGLLIDTFNKQGTGLLDLLSGRMLGDIIDQAHRVELKVALAGSIRFSDLESLAALQPDIIGIRGAACAGNRRTDPIQESAVRRFREQLDRQFVCRHSG; encoded by the coding sequence TTGAATCTCCCCCCTGTTGAGTTACTGGTCAGCGTCAGAAACTGTGACGAGATCGCCGCTGCGCTGTCAGGTGGTTGTGATCTGCTCGATTTCAAAGAGCCCGAGAACGGGGCACTGGGTATGGTGTCGTCTGCGACTTTACAGACGATTGAAGCTTACTGTGAAAACCAGCAGATCAAGGTGCCACTCAGTATGGCACTGGGAGAACTCGTGGAGTGGCAGGAGCGCCAGGAAATCCCCCCCATTCCCCGGGCAATGCGTTACCTCAAACTGGGCCCCTCGCAGATTCAGGGGATCGCCGACTGGAACGCCCGCTGGCAGGACGTAACCAGCCGAATCGAAACTGCCCGCCAGAAGCGGTATGAGTGGATCGCAGTCGCTTATGCTGACTGGGAGCAGGCGAACTCTATTTCACCGGCAGAAGTTCTGACTGCCGCGATAGAGAACCACTGCGCGGGGCTGTTGATCGACACCTTCAATAAACAGGGAACCGGTTTACTGGACCTGCTCTCGGGCCGGATGTTAGGAGACATCATCGATCAGGCCCATCGGGTAGAATTGAAGGTCGCACTGGCGGGATCGATTCGATTCAGCGACCTCGAATCGCTGGCCGCGCTTCAGCCGGATATCATCGGCATTCGCGGTGCGGCCTGTGCAGGGAACCGACGTACTGACCCTATTCAGGAATCTGCAGTGCGTCGGTTTCGGGAGCAACTGGATCGGCAGTTTGTCTGCCGTCATTCAGGATGA
- a CDS encoding S1C family serine protease, translated as MSQVQTHRKSQTIRLFALSLIVTLCASCLTTSAFAWDQLQPSQLTSGSQIRRAFRSVVSTPRSWTVRVRSNGREASLGAIVEHDGYILTKASQLEGKVTCELSTSERYEAEIIGVDGKLDLALLKIDAQDLPTVKWQSVSDPKVGQWVVTPGLSMSPVSVGVLSVTRRNIKPAPGVLGVQIDDAEGGALVKHVMRESGAEEAGLKPGDVILNVAGEDIDSASSLSKFVRKFLPGDRVLVRLLRDEEEINAVVVLTDPQMLIYDRLREMQKKMGGALSRRKTGFSEVLQHDTVLRPEDCGGVIVDLQGKAVGLNIARAGRTKSFAIPANHVIPMIKKLKLKEYAPYDPLKDHKQQTVAADSSSS; from the coding sequence TTGAGCCAGGTCCAGACACACCGCAAGTCGCAGACAATCCGTTTGTTTGCACTATCCTTGATCGTCACCCTCTGCGCGAGTTGTCTGACAACCAGCGCCTTCGCCTGGGATCAGCTGCAGCCCAGCCAGTTGACCAGCGGTTCGCAAATCCGTCGCGCGTTTCGGTCTGTGGTTTCCACACCCCGTTCCTGGACGGTACGTGTTCGGTCCAACGGCAGAGAAGCCTCCCTGGGAGCGATTGTCGAGCATGATGGCTATATTCTGACAAAAGCCAGTCAGCTGGAAGGTAAAGTCACCTGCGAGCTCTCGACCTCCGAACGCTACGAAGCGGAAATCATCGGCGTCGATGGCAAGCTCGATCTGGCTCTGCTTAAAATCGATGCCCAGGATCTGCCCACCGTCAAATGGCAGTCAGTCTCTGATCCCAAAGTCGGTCAGTGGGTGGTCACACCCGGACTGAGCATGTCCCCCGTGAGTGTCGGCGTGCTCAGCGTCACCCGCCGTAATATCAAGCCCGCTCCCGGAGTTCTGGGAGTCCAGATCGACGATGCCGAAGGGGGCGCTCTCGTCAAACATGTGATGCGCGAAAGCGGTGCCGAGGAAGCAGGTCTGAAACCAGGCGATGTGATCCTCAATGTCGCCGGCGAAGACATCGACAGTGCCAGTTCGCTCTCCAAGTTTGTCAGAAAGTTTCTGCCCGGCGATCGGGTACTGGTCAGGTTGCTCAGAGACGAAGAAGAAATCAACGCGGTGGTCGTTCTGACCGATCCGCAGATGCTGATCTATGATCGACTGCGTGAAATGCAGAAGAAAATGGGGGGCGCTTTGAGCCGCCGTAAAACCGGCTTTTCGGAAGTCCTGCAGCACGACACCGTACTCCGGCCGGAAGACTGTGGCGGTGTGATCGTGGATCTGCAGGGCAAAGCCGTCGGTTTGAATATCGCCCGGGCTGGAAGAACCAAATCCTTTGCGATTCCAGCCAACCATGTGATTCCGATGATCAAGAAGCTGAAGCTCAAAGAGTATGCTCCTTACGATCCGCTCAAGGACCATAAGCAGCAGACCGTCGCAGCAGACAGTTCCTCATCCTGA
- a CDS encoding S1C family serine protease, with translation MARGTLVSAIALVALSLAPANAQEVKVRKPVVSPVPTAKLSEVFFKTVPDSLEDLQEIERQVTSLTETAIHSTVSVRVGDAQGSGVIIDNKAGYILTAAHVIGLAQKNATIILHDGRTLKGKTMGLNRGLDAGLVKLVEDAEVDISKLTAVKMGDISKIKTGEWVLATGHPNGYQAGRAPVVRLGRVVTQKKHLLQTDCTLIGGDSGGPLFNMQGEVVGIHSRIGPSTSWNFHIPVSAFQNDWEKLISGDMWGAKPLGQNAVLGVNGEDTDQGCKVTGVTRGFPAEIAGLKENDVIFQLNDQKITGIEQLAAVVQQYKPGQTVQVRLIRDGKTMTFEVQLAARD, from the coding sequence TTGGCGCGAGGCACTCTCGTCAGTGCAATTGCGCTGGTCGCTCTTTCTCTGGCGCCCGCCAACGCTCAGGAAGTGAAGGTTCGTAAACCCGTTGTTTCGCCTGTTCCCACAGCGAAGCTTTCCGAAGTCTTTTTCAAAACCGTTCCCGATTCCCTGGAAGACCTCCAGGAAATTGAGCGACAGGTCACCTCCCTGACGGAAACAGCGATCCACAGTACCGTTTCCGTTCGTGTGGGCGATGCCCAGGGGAGCGGCGTGATCATCGACAACAAAGCCGGCTACATCCTGACCGCAGCCCATGTCATCGGTCTGGCCCAGAAGAATGCGACGATCATTCTCCATGATGGCCGCACCCTGAAAGGCAAAACCATGGGCCTGAACCGGGGACTGGATGCCGGGCTGGTCAAACTGGTCGAAGACGCTGAAGTCGATATCAGCAAACTCACTGCCGTCAAGATGGGTGATATTTCAAAGATCAAAACCGGGGAATGGGTGCTGGCCACCGGACACCCCAATGGCTACCAGGCGGGGCGTGCTCCCGTAGTGCGTCTGGGCCGGGTCGTCACTCAAAAGAAACATCTGCTCCAGACCGATTGCACTCTGATCGGCGGAGACTCAGGCGGCCCACTGTTCAACATGCAGGGGGAAGTCGTCGGAATTCACAGCCGCATCGGTCCCTCGACCAGTTGGAATTTTCATATCCCCGTTTCCGCTTTCCAGAATGACTGGGAGAAACTCATCTCGGGTGATATGTGGGGCGCCAAACCTCTCGGGCAGAATGCAGTCCTCGGGGTGAACGGAGAAGATACAGACCAGGGATGCAAGGTGACCGGCGTGACCCGCGGGTTCCCTGCTGAAATCGCGGGTCTGAAAGAGAACGACGTCATTTTTCAGTTGAACGACCAGAAGATTACCGGGATCGAGCAACTGGCTGCCGTCGTTCAACAATATAAACCCGGTCAGACGGTTCAGGTCAGACTCATTCGTGACGGGAAAACCATGACGTTTGAAGTCCAGTTGGCCGCACGGGACTAA
- the rfbC gene encoding dTDP-4-dehydrorhamnose 3,5-epimerase, producing the protein MDVEQTDFPGLLVITPRVFSDERGFFKETYQQERYQSAGVGVSFVQDNASRSTAGILRGLHYQIQNPQAKLVHVVEGEILDVCVDLRKNSPMFGKSYAIRLTGENHKQLFVPAGFAHGFYVISPQVDFVYKCSDYYFPEYERTLLWNDPALEIDWPLTGEPLLSPKDREGLPLDQCEVFES; encoded by the coding sequence ATGGATGTAGAACAGACTGATTTTCCCGGGTTACTGGTGATCACCCCCCGGGTCTTTTCTGACGAACGTGGTTTTTTCAAAGAAACCTATCAGCAGGAGCGCTACCAGTCTGCAGGAGTCGGTGTCTCTTTTGTACAGGACAACGCCTCCCGCTCCACGGCAGGGATCCTGCGGGGACTGCATTACCAGATTCAGAATCCCCAGGCCAAGCTGGTGCACGTCGTGGAAGGCGAAATTCTGGATGTCTGTGTGGACCTGCGCAAGAACTCCCCCATGTTCGGCAAGTCCTACGCGATCCGGCTGACGGGAGAAAATCACAAGCAACTGTTTGTGCCAGCCGGGTTTGCGCATGGGTTTTATGTCATCAGCCCACAGGTTGATTTTGTGTATAAATGCAGCGATTATTATTTTCCGGAATACGAGCGGACCCTGCTCTGGAACGATCCGGCTCTGGAAATCGACTGGCCCCTGACCGGTGAACCGCTGCTTTCGCCCAAAGACCGGGAGGGGCTCCCTCTCGATCAATGTGAAGTGTTCGAATCGTGA
- the pdxA gene encoding 4-hydroxythreonine-4-phosphate dehydrogenase PdxA, whose product MIKLPRIALTMGDASGIGPQLLDALCSQPELHQLCCPVVYGNTAVLKRAAQHSRSGLEVIAVDQLPDDFESQPGTVFCIDRGQADVAEAVPCQVDARAGRGAYDYLVSAIDDCLAGKVDGITTAPLNKESLNRAGIEYPGHTEILADRCRVADFGMMLYLPHSAVIHPPAGLGIVHATLHTSIASVPGLLKTDDIYEKTRLISELSQIMGAAAPRVAVCALNPHAGEHGLFGDEEARIIAPAVERARAAGLDATGPLPADTLIRRAVYGEFDAVVAMYHDQGHIPFKLLGFDQAVNITLGLPIVRTSPSHGTAFDIAWSDVPPDIKGIMEAVKAAVKLAAHQNRPQTT is encoded by the coding sequence GTGATCAAGCTGCCTCGAATCGCGTTAACGATGGGTGATGCCTCCGGCATCGGGCCTCAGCTGCTGGATGCCCTGTGCTCTCAGCCCGAACTGCATCAACTCTGCTGCCCGGTCGTTTATGGAAATACCGCAGTCCTGAAACGGGCCGCGCAGCACTCACGCAGTGGTCTGGAAGTCATTGCTGTCGATCAGTTGCCAGACGATTTCGAGTCTCAGCCAGGGACCGTATTTTGTATCGATCGCGGTCAGGCCGATGTCGCCGAGGCGGTTCCCTGCCAGGTGGATGCCCGCGCCGGTCGCGGCGCCTACGATTACCTGGTAAGTGCCATCGATGACTGTCTGGCCGGTAAAGTCGACGGCATCACCACGGCGCCGCTGAATAAGGAATCGCTGAACCGGGCCGGCATCGAGTATCCCGGTCACACGGAAATCCTGGCTGACCGCTGCCGGGTCGCGGATTTCGGCATGATGCTCTATCTGCCTCACAGCGCGGTGATTCATCCCCCGGCAGGACTGGGGATCGTGCATGCCACCCTGCACACATCGATTGCCAGTGTCCCCGGATTACTGAAGACGGATGATATTTATGAAAAGACCCGCCTGATTTCGGAACTGTCGCAGATCATGGGGGCCGCAGCTCCCCGGGTCGCCGTCTGTGCCCTTAATCCGCATGCAGGAGAGCATGGACTGTTTGGCGACGAAGAAGCGCGCATCATCGCCCCGGCTGTGGAACGGGCCCGCGCAGCAGGCCTGGATGCGACCGGTCCCCTGCCGGCTGATACACTGATCCGCCGCGCCGTCTATGGCGAATTCGATGCCGTGGTCGCCATGTATCACGACCAGGGACATATTCCTTTCAAGCTGCTCGGCTTTGACCAGGCGGTCAACATCACCCTGGGTCTGCCGATTGTGAGGACCAGCCCCAGTCACGGCACTGCCTTCGATATCGCCTGGAGTGACGTGCCACCTGACATCAAAGGTATCATGGAGGCGGTCAAAGCTGCCGTCAAACTGGCGGCTCACCAGAACAGGCCTCAAACGACCTGA
- a CDS encoding histidine phosphatase family protein produces MEPNHFIPRPEPGVTNLVLIRHGATPPNEQRPFILQGCGINPSLSESGQKQVQALADFLAQNSSLHHVYCSPMIRAKETAQAVSDRFGLIPQEVPEIHECDVGLWEGKSWDIISEEFPESYRAFMDDPYLNRYEGGESYGDVFERCEPALRGLLERHAGETIAVVAHNVVNRVYLASLLGLPIGKAKQITQTNTGINIIQHREGESKVVTINSIFHLNRIPH; encoded by the coding sequence ATGGAACCGAACCACTTTATCCCGCGTCCCGAACCTGGCGTGACCAACCTGGTCCTGATTCGACACGGCGCGACACCTCCGAATGAACAGCGTCCCTTTATTCTGCAGGGGTGCGGCATCAATCCCAGCCTGAGCGAATCGGGACAGAAACAGGTCCAGGCGCTGGCAGACTTCCTCGCTCAGAACAGTTCTTTGCATCACGTCTATTGCAGTCCGATGATTCGCGCGAAAGAGACGGCCCAGGCCGTCAGCGATCGATTTGGCCTGATCCCCCAGGAAGTGCCCGAAATCCACGAATGCGATGTCGGACTCTGGGAAGGAAAATCATGGGATATCATCAGTGAGGAGTTCCCCGAATCTTATCGCGCGTTTATGGACGATCCTTACCTGAACCGCTATGAAGGCGGGGAATCGTACGGGGATGTGTTCGAACGCTGTGAGCCGGCACTTCGCGGTCTGCTGGAACGTCATGCAGGAGAGACGATCGCCGTGGTCGCGCATAACGTGGTGAACCGGGTTTACCTGGCCAGTCTGCTCGGACTCCCGATCGGCAAAGCCAAACAGATCACGCAGACCAATACCGGGATCAACATCATTCAGCATCGCGAGGGGGAATCCAAAGTGGTGACGATCAACTCGATCTTCCACCTGAATCGCATTCCGCATTAA
- a CDS encoding pectate lyase, which yields MRNQNRILSILLSISLISLFSIRAGSVQAAAAPVPQETVTRAMKTASEFYRNQLAVHGGYVYYYSLDLKERWGEGKASPDQVWVQPPGTPTVGMAFLSAYAATGDQFYLDAATDAALALVYGQLKSGGWTNSVDFNPRSKLTAEYRNGKGRGKNNSTLDDGITQSALRLLIHVDQAHQFQHKEIHEAAQVAFDALLAAQFPVGAFPQVWTGPVPQVPAKPASFPKYDWRTEGRIKNYWDYYTLNDGLAGYVTTTLLDAYEIYKDERFKQAVLKLGDFLIQAQLPEPQPAWAQQYNYDMQPIWARRFEPPAITGGETQDVLETLMRIYRLSGDRKYLEPIPQALAWLKRSQLPDGQLARYYELQTNRPLYMTRRGKQYSLTYDDADLPRHYGWKITSHVKELEREFNAVKASKELKDEPDPKWLLTRVKAILYDLDDQGRWISVSTGERLVGQPKFPVKTRYIASDHFSSNLETLSEYLQQLKSN from the coding sequence GTGCGCAACCAGAACCGTATTCTGTCGATTCTGCTGAGTATTTCACTGATTTCTCTGTTTAGTATCCGGGCCGGTTCCGTCCAGGCTGCAGCGGCACCGGTTCCCCAGGAGACCGTCACCCGGGCAATGAAGACGGCCAGCGAATTCTATCGCAACCAGCTGGCCGTTCACGGTGGTTACGTTTATTACTACAGTCTCGACCTCAAAGAACGCTGGGGCGAAGGGAAAGCATCTCCGGACCAGGTCTGGGTACAGCCTCCCGGAACCCCCACCGTGGGGATGGCCTTCCTTTCTGCTTATGCAGCCACAGGAGACCAGTTCTATCTCGATGCAGCAACAGATGCGGCGCTGGCGCTCGTCTACGGACAGCTCAAATCCGGGGGCTGGACCAACTCCGTCGATTTCAACCCCCGCAGCAAACTGACCGCCGAGTATCGTAACGGCAAGGGACGCGGTAAAAATAATTCGACCCTGGATGACGGTATCACTCAATCGGCCCTGCGCCTGTTGATTCACGTCGATCAGGCCCACCAGTTCCAGCATAAGGAAATCCATGAAGCAGCACAAGTGGCTTTTGATGCTCTGCTCGCGGCCCAGTTCCCGGTGGGCGCATTTCCTCAGGTCTGGACCGGACCGGTGCCGCAGGTCCCTGCGAAACCTGCCAGCTTTCCCAAATATGACTGGCGCACAGAGGGCCGCATCAAGAACTACTGGGACTATTATACCCTGAATGACGGACTGGCCGGTTATGTCACCACGACACTTCTGGACGCGTACGAGATCTACAAAGACGAACGCTTTAAACAGGCAGTCCTCAAGTTGGGAGATTTTCTGATTCAGGCGCAGCTCCCCGAACCGCAGCCCGCCTGGGCCCAGCAGTACAATTACGACATGCAGCCGATCTGGGCCCGCCGCTTCGAACCGCCGGCCATTACCGGAGGTGAGACCCAGGATGTGCTCGAGACCTTGATGCGGATCTATCGCCTCAGTGGGGACCGCAAATACCTGGAACCGATCCCTCAGGCACTGGCTTGGCTGAAACGTTCGCAGCTGCCCGACGGTCAACTGGCCCGCTATTACGAACTGCAGACCAACCGCCCTCTTTACATGACCCGCCGCGGCAAACAGTACAGTCTGACCTATGACGACGCCGATCTCCCCCGACACTATGGCTGGAAGATTACATCGCATGTCAAAGAACTGGAGCGGGAGTTCAATGCTGTCAAAGCCAGCAAGGAATTAAAGGATGAGCCTGATCCCAAATGGTTACTGACCCGGGTGAAAGCGATTCTGTACGATCTGGACGACCAGGGACGCTGGATCAGCGTCAGCACCGGCGAGCGGCTGGTGGGACAGCCGAAGTTCCCCGTGAAGACCCGCTACATCGCCAGCGATCACTTCAGCAGTAACCTGGAGACGCTGAGCGAGTATCTTCAGCAGCTGAAATCGAACTGA